A stretch of Electrophorus electricus isolate fEleEle1 chromosome 3, fEleEle1.pri, whole genome shotgun sequence DNA encodes these proteins:
- the cracd gene encoding capping protein inhibiting regulator of actin dynamics isoform X2 translates to MSQENVSDKVRNLQRQIGLNIKFGQKPPSLRKSEGDEGSSDEEEVPRSPMQVLAQVESEPRDAETTEKLSPATHDVTQHRPPLKSPRTKRPPPPGTIESINLDAVPQSVPRLDNTAAKHKLAVKPKHQRVSRKHRRFTQELHEMDILAVLQEGTDVQKFAEESGVCREDYARSHTRDDHEPPEKSKKQRLQEEELECLELQRKLDQEEHRRREEEKRAEEMRLEERRRLMAQEEERLQKEEERRKKEEERKRREEEQQLREEEERKRHKEEESKKREQEEKRRLQEFEAECLHSEEKKRKREAEEERRKQEEAEKRRLWELEEKWRREEEARLCEQRRRQQEEEEAQKKRLAEEKKRKEEEDRKKNQEEERASEEQTRASDLEWKRKAEELRWREMEEGQRPFTFKVTSGEKQILFQKVNLSPVTPMPGQQDDTTAEPREGTTGGPDSPALSSSLYVPHTAILVTGAQLCGTAVNLDQIKDTACKSLLGLSEDKKAMDIPLLKCKTSPDSKFGKTKSLHEASLSADQSSAAVLAEWASIRSKIFKGAEDGKYQEYSDENYKQAQGQTTSEDKSLPPFSHTSLRKTMSASAKFSITPARKKFPDSNRNSEVFGQDDRQGGKVESPSTDSAPRLPVLSIATNKAQNKGLKAIRISDSSEECKFAKDLPSFLVPSMSPGSPKSQKLETASLSQVESEVLYTNDDGGQRDQSSDERPSPFGIKLRRTNYSLRFHSEQSTEKRKKRYSAGDSFDGVPVPLTSTDQDPDTSVFSEKTSPISPLQDSSGVKLQSVSSAESRSKTGRNSLSSVCNESEKPILKPPLYQKPATSPKPSEGATPPPSPLPKPGRRTSGDQRTGGPDLASGEECGEQKEVPSESVQSQRNSQGDDEPKEKKSFFPSISIPWREKTDRRTELIRREKPSLQSRHSLDSSRAQEKEAGPLWITLALQKQKGFREQQQSREERRIQREAKLAEKQAREKETMGLISPMEGKGNSSLPKPHTPEENKRPDSLFVRFERRENLKKANTLPNSVTVEIADSTPSPPAAKDITKRFPPGDNAQVSTEPAWLALAKRKAKAWSDCPQIIK, encoded by the exons ATGTCTCAGGAGAACGTCTCGGACAAAGTCAGAAACCTACAA AGGCAGATAGGGCTCAACATTAAGTTCGGTCAGAAACCCCCCTCGTtgaggaagagtgagggagatgaAGGTAGCTCAGATGAAGAAGAGGTACCGAGAAGTCCAATGCAAGTACTGGCACAGGTGGAGTCAGAGCCGCGGGATGCTGAGACCACAGAGAAG CTGTCACCTGCTACACATGATGTGACTCAGCACAGGCCTCCTTTGAAATCCCCTCGCACCAAGCGTCCCCCACCTCCTGGCACGATTGAGTCGATCAACCTGGACGCCGTTCCCCAGTCAGTACCCCGCTTGGACAACACTGCTGCCAAACACAAACTGGCTGTGAAACCCAAACACCAACGAGTGTCTCGCAAGCACCGCAGGTTCACACAG GAGCTTCATGAGATGGATATTTTAGCAGTACTACAGGAAGGGACAGATGTTCAGAAATTTGCAGAAGAATCAGGAGTATGCAGAGAAGACTATGCAAGAAGTCATACCAGAGATGATCACGAGCCCCCTGAAAAATCCAAGAAGCAGCGGCTTCAAGAAGAGGAGCTGGAATGCCTGGAACTTCAGAGAAAGCTGGATCAAGAAGAgcacagaaggagagaagaagaaaagagagccGAGGAAATGAGGCTGGAGGAAAGGAGAAGGCTCATGGCACAAGAAGAAGAACGTCTccaaaaggaggaagagagaagaaagaaagaagaggagaggaaaaggagggaggaagagcaaCAAttgagagaggaggaagagaggaagagacacaaggaagaagaaagcaagaagagagaacaagaggagaaaaggaggcTGCAGGAATTTGAAGCAGAATGCCTTCATTcggaggagaaaaagagaaagagagaggcagaggaggagaggaggaagcagGAAGAAGCAGAAAAACGAAGGCTTTGGGAGTTAGAGGAGAaatggaggagagaagaggaggcgCGCCTTTGTGAGCAACGAAGACGgcaacaggaagaggaggaggctcAGAAGAAAAGACTggctgaggaaaagaaaaggaaggaagaggaggacagaaagaaaaatcaagaggaagagagagcaagtgaggaGCAGACCAGAGCTTCCGATCTCGAGtggaagagaaaagcagaagagctgcgatggagggagatggaagAGGGACAAAGACCCTTCACCTTCAAAGTGACCTCAGGAGAGAAACAAATCCTTTTCCAGAAGGTCAACCTCTCACCAGTCACCCCAATGCCTGGCCAGCAGGATGACACAACTGCTGAACCCAGGGAAGGTACAACAGGAGGTCCTGATTCACCAGCATTATCTTCATCCCTGTATGTCCCTCACACTGCTATATTAGTGACTGGTGCCCAGCTCTGTGGGACAGCAGTAAATCTGGATCAGATAAAGGACACAGCCTGCAAATCTTTGCTTGGTCTGTCTGAAGACAAAAAAGCCATGGACATACCATTATTAAAGTGCAAGACATCACCAGACAGCAAATTTGGGAAAACAAAATCTCTTCATGAAGCCTCTTTATCTGCAGACCAGTCTAGTGCTGCGGTACTTGCAGAGTGGGCCAGTATTCGATCCAAGATATTTAAAGGTGCAGAAGATGGAAAATACCAGGAATATTCAGATGAGAACTACAAGCAGGCACAAGGTCAAACCACAAGTGAGGACAAGAGTCTGCCACCTTTCTCTCACACCTCTCTCAGAAAGACAATGTCAGCTAGCGCAAAGTTTTCCATCACTCCAGCCAGAAAGAAATTTCCTGACTCAAATAGGAATTCTGAGGTCTTTGGTCAAGATGACAGACAGGGAGGAAAGGTGGAATCGCCATCTACTGATTCGGCTCCCAGACTGCCTGTTCTGTCAATAGCAACTAACAAAGCTCAAAACAAGGGACTAAAGGCGATTCGCATCTCAGATAGTTCCGAAGAATGCAAGTTTGCCAAAGACCTTCCTTCTTTTCTGGTTCCGAGTATGTCGCCTGGATCCCCCAAATCCCAGAAGTTGGAGACAGCGTCCCTTAGCCAGGTGGAAAGTGAGGTCTTGTATACAAATGATGATGGGGGTCAGAGGGACCAGAGTAGTGATGAAAGACCCTCACCCTTTGGTATTAAGCTTAGGAGGACCAACTACTCCCTTCGCTTCCATAGCGAGCAATccacagagaagagaaagaaaaggtacAGTGCAGGTGACAGTTTTGACGGGGTTCCAGTGCCTCTTACCTCTACTGATCAAGACCCAGACACCTCAGTATTCTCTGAGAAGACCAGCCCCATATCTCCGCTTCAAGATAGTTCTGGAGTCAAACTCCAATCAGTTTCTAGTGCTGAATCAAGATCCAAGACAGGCAGAAATAGCCTCTCTTCAGTCTGTAATGAAAGTGAAAAACCTATCCTCAAGCCTCCTCTCTACCAAAAACCTGCCACATCTCCCAAACCTTCTGAAGGTGCTacacctccaccttctccacTGCCTAAACCTGGGAGAAGGACATCGGGGGACCAGAGGACTGGAGGTCCAGATTTGGCATCTGGTGAAGAGTGTGGTGAACAAAAAGAAGTCCCCTCAGAATCAGTGCAGAGCCAGAGGAACAGTCAAGGGGATGATGAGCCAAAAGAGAAGAAGTCCTTCTTTCCATCTATCAGCATTCCATGGAGGGAGAAAACCGATCGGAGAACTGAGCTCATTCGGAGAG AAAAGCCCTCTCTTCAGAGTAGGCATTCCCTGGATAGCTCCCGGGCACAGGAGAAAGAGGCAGGACCACTGTGGATCACCCTGGCCTTGCAGAAACAGAAGGGAttcagagaacagcagcagagccGTGAGGAAAGGAGGATCCAGAGAGAAGCCAAGCTGGCTGAGAAACaggccagagagaaagagact ATGGGATTGATCAGCCCTATGGAGGGTAAGGGAAACTCTAGTCTACCCAAGCCACACACTCCGGAGGAGAACAAGAGACCAGACAGTTTATTCGTCCGCTTTGAGCGTAGGGAGAACTTAAAGAAAGCCAATACCCTGCCTAATTCAGTCACAG ttgagATAGCAGATTCTACCCCCTCACCTCCCGCAGCAAAGGATATAACCAAGCGCTTCCCACCAGGTGACAATGCCCAGGTTTCCACAGAACCTGCATGGCTTGCACTGGCCAAGCGCAAGGCCAAAGCATGGAGTGACTGCCCACAGATCATCAAGTGA
- the cracd gene encoding capping protein inhibiting regulator of actin dynamics isoform X1: MFPKVFLWWWAALSSRAADLDRRRQGKFQPFQRLFGRRRRRETERGFEEAELKPRRATADVCNGEGPGHEETNQDLRELNPLGSRAFSHESVFIPEDSGEKPCAEQTMSQENVSDKVRNLQRQIGLNIKFGQKPPSLRKSEGDEGSSDEEEVPRSPMQVLAQVESEPRDAETTEKLSPATHDVTQHRPPLKSPRTKRPPPPGTIESINLDAVPQSVPRLDNTAAKHKLAVKPKHQRVSRKHRRFTQELHEMDILAVLQEGTDVQKFAEESGVCREDYARSHTRDDHEPPEKSKKQRLQEEELECLELQRKLDQEEHRRREEEKRAEEMRLEERRRLMAQEEERLQKEEERRKKEEERKRREEEQQLREEEERKRHKEEESKKREQEEKRRLQEFEAECLHSEEKKRKREAEEERRKQEEAEKRRLWELEEKWRREEEARLCEQRRRQQEEEEAQKKRLAEEKKRKEEEDRKKNQEEERASEEQTRASDLEWKRKAEELRWREMEEGQRPFTFKVTSGEKQILFQKVNLSPVTPMPGQQDDTTAEPREGTTGGPDSPALSSSLYVPHTAILVTGAQLCGTAVNLDQIKDTACKSLLGLSEDKKAMDIPLLKCKTSPDSKFGKTKSLHEASLSADQSSAAVLAEWASIRSKIFKGAEDGKYQEYSDENYKQAQGQTTSEDKSLPPFSHTSLRKTMSASAKFSITPARKKFPDSNRNSEVFGQDDRQGGKVESPSTDSAPRLPVLSIATNKAQNKGLKAIRISDSSEECKFAKDLPSFLVPSMSPGSPKSQKLETASLSQVESEVLYTNDDGGQRDQSSDERPSPFGIKLRRTNYSLRFHSEQSTEKRKKRYSAGDSFDGVPVPLTSTDQDPDTSVFSEKTSPISPLQDSSGVKLQSVSSAESRSKTGRNSLSSVCNESEKPILKPPLYQKPATSPKPSEGATPPPSPLPKPGRRTSGDQRTGGPDLASGEECGEQKEVPSESVQSQRNSQGDDEPKEKKSFFPSISIPWREKTDRRTELIRREKPSLQSRHSLDSSRAQEKEAGPLWITLALQKQKGFREQQQSREERRIQREAKLAEKQAREKETMGLISPMEGKGNSSLPKPHTPEENKRPDSLFVRFERRENLKKANTLPNSVTVEIADSTPSPPAAKDITKRFPPGDNAQVSTEPAWLALAKRKAKAWSDCPQIIK; encoded by the exons ATGTTCCCTAAGGTTTTCCTGTGGTGGTGGGCAGCGCTTTCCTCGCGCGCGGCTGATCTAG ACCGGCGACGCCAGGGCAAATTCCAGCCATTCCAACGCCTTTTTGGAAGGAGAAGAAggcgagagacagagcgaggcTTTGAGGAAGCCGAACTCAAACCCCGTCGCGCCACTGCTGATGTGTGCAATGGGGAGGGCCCAGGCCACGAGGAGACCAATCAGGATCTAAG aGAGCTGAATCCCCTGGGGTCTCGAGCCTTTTCACACGAGAGCGTCTTTATCCCTGAGGACTCTGGAGAGAAACCGTGTGCAGAGCAGACCATGTCTCAGGAGAACGTCTCGGACAAAGTCAGAAACCTACAA AGGCAGATAGGGCTCAACATTAAGTTCGGTCAGAAACCCCCCTCGTtgaggaagagtgagggagatgaAGGTAGCTCAGATGAAGAAGAGGTACCGAGAAGTCCAATGCAAGTACTGGCACAGGTGGAGTCAGAGCCGCGGGATGCTGAGACCACAGAGAAG CTGTCACCTGCTACACATGATGTGACTCAGCACAGGCCTCCTTTGAAATCCCCTCGCACCAAGCGTCCCCCACCTCCTGGCACGATTGAGTCGATCAACCTGGACGCCGTTCCCCAGTCAGTACCCCGCTTGGACAACACTGCTGCCAAACACAAACTGGCTGTGAAACCCAAACACCAACGAGTGTCTCGCAAGCACCGCAGGTTCACACAG GAGCTTCATGAGATGGATATTTTAGCAGTACTACAGGAAGGGACAGATGTTCAGAAATTTGCAGAAGAATCAGGAGTATGCAGAGAAGACTATGCAAGAAGTCATACCAGAGATGATCACGAGCCCCCTGAAAAATCCAAGAAGCAGCGGCTTCAAGAAGAGGAGCTGGAATGCCTGGAACTTCAGAGAAAGCTGGATCAAGAAGAgcacagaaggagagaagaagaaaagagagccGAGGAAATGAGGCTGGAGGAAAGGAGAAGGCTCATGGCACAAGAAGAAGAACGTCTccaaaaggaggaagagagaagaaagaaagaagaggagaggaaaaggagggaggaagagcaaCAAttgagagaggaggaagagaggaagagacacaaggaagaagaaagcaagaagagagaacaagaggagaaaaggaggcTGCAGGAATTTGAAGCAGAATGCCTTCATTcggaggagaaaaagagaaagagagaggcagaggaggagaggaggaagcagGAAGAAGCAGAAAAACGAAGGCTTTGGGAGTTAGAGGAGAaatggaggagagaagaggaggcgCGCCTTTGTGAGCAACGAAGACGgcaacaggaagaggaggaggctcAGAAGAAAAGACTggctgaggaaaagaaaaggaaggaagaggaggacagaaagaaaaatcaagaggaagagagagcaagtgaggaGCAGACCAGAGCTTCCGATCTCGAGtggaagagaaaagcagaagagctgcgatggagggagatggaagAGGGACAAAGACCCTTCACCTTCAAAGTGACCTCAGGAGAGAAACAAATCCTTTTCCAGAAGGTCAACCTCTCACCAGTCACCCCAATGCCTGGCCAGCAGGATGACACAACTGCTGAACCCAGGGAAGGTACAACAGGAGGTCCTGATTCACCAGCATTATCTTCATCCCTGTATGTCCCTCACACTGCTATATTAGTGACTGGTGCCCAGCTCTGTGGGACAGCAGTAAATCTGGATCAGATAAAGGACACAGCCTGCAAATCTTTGCTTGGTCTGTCTGAAGACAAAAAAGCCATGGACATACCATTATTAAAGTGCAAGACATCACCAGACAGCAAATTTGGGAAAACAAAATCTCTTCATGAAGCCTCTTTATCTGCAGACCAGTCTAGTGCTGCGGTACTTGCAGAGTGGGCCAGTATTCGATCCAAGATATTTAAAGGTGCAGAAGATGGAAAATACCAGGAATATTCAGATGAGAACTACAAGCAGGCACAAGGTCAAACCACAAGTGAGGACAAGAGTCTGCCACCTTTCTCTCACACCTCTCTCAGAAAGACAATGTCAGCTAGCGCAAAGTTTTCCATCACTCCAGCCAGAAAGAAATTTCCTGACTCAAATAGGAATTCTGAGGTCTTTGGTCAAGATGACAGACAGGGAGGAAAGGTGGAATCGCCATCTACTGATTCGGCTCCCAGACTGCCTGTTCTGTCAATAGCAACTAACAAAGCTCAAAACAAGGGACTAAAGGCGATTCGCATCTCAGATAGTTCCGAAGAATGCAAGTTTGCCAAAGACCTTCCTTCTTTTCTGGTTCCGAGTATGTCGCCTGGATCCCCCAAATCCCAGAAGTTGGAGACAGCGTCCCTTAGCCAGGTGGAAAGTGAGGTCTTGTATACAAATGATGATGGGGGTCAGAGGGACCAGAGTAGTGATGAAAGACCCTCACCCTTTGGTATTAAGCTTAGGAGGACCAACTACTCCCTTCGCTTCCATAGCGAGCAATccacagagaagagaaagaaaaggtacAGTGCAGGTGACAGTTTTGACGGGGTTCCAGTGCCTCTTACCTCTACTGATCAAGACCCAGACACCTCAGTATTCTCTGAGAAGACCAGCCCCATATCTCCGCTTCAAGATAGTTCTGGAGTCAAACTCCAATCAGTTTCTAGTGCTGAATCAAGATCCAAGACAGGCAGAAATAGCCTCTCTTCAGTCTGTAATGAAAGTGAAAAACCTATCCTCAAGCCTCCTCTCTACCAAAAACCTGCCACATCTCCCAAACCTTCTGAAGGTGCTacacctccaccttctccacTGCCTAAACCTGGGAGAAGGACATCGGGGGACCAGAGGACTGGAGGTCCAGATTTGGCATCTGGTGAAGAGTGTGGTGAACAAAAAGAAGTCCCCTCAGAATCAGTGCAGAGCCAGAGGAACAGTCAAGGGGATGATGAGCCAAAAGAGAAGAAGTCCTTCTTTCCATCTATCAGCATTCCATGGAGGGAGAAAACCGATCGGAGAACTGAGCTCATTCGGAGAG AAAAGCCCTCTCTTCAGAGTAGGCATTCCCTGGATAGCTCCCGGGCACAGGAGAAAGAGGCAGGACCACTGTGGATCACCCTGGCCTTGCAGAAACAGAAGGGAttcagagaacagcagcagagccGTGAGGAAAGGAGGATCCAGAGAGAAGCCAAGCTGGCTGAGAAACaggccagagagaaagagact ATGGGATTGATCAGCCCTATGGAGGGTAAGGGAAACTCTAGTCTACCCAAGCCACACACTCCGGAGGAGAACAAGAGACCAGACAGTTTATTCGTCCGCTTTGAGCGTAGGGAGAACTTAAAGAAAGCCAATACCCTGCCTAATTCAGTCACAG ttgagATAGCAGATTCTACCCCCTCACCTCCCGCAGCAAAGGATATAACCAAGCGCTTCCCACCAGGTGACAATGCCCAGGTTTCCACAGAACCTGCATGGCTTGCACTGGCCAAGCGCAAGGCCAAAGCATGGAGTGACTGCCCACAGATCATCAAGTGA